A genomic region of Sander vitreus isolate 19-12246 chromosome 11, sanVit1, whole genome shotgun sequence contains the following coding sequences:
- the LOC144525674 gene encoding galactose-specific lectin nattectin-like isoform X1 produces MASVFPFALLLCLSSGLLTAYGAASCPPGWTQFGSRCFAFYIQTKTWSDAETFCQIAGGNLASIQSAEEHAFLKDFINQVTGTQRTSWIGGFDAVKEGTWMWTDGSKFNYKSWNAGEPNNCCGGENCLTMNWVAALSTANWNDWVCTNQAAFVCSKNSV; encoded by the exons ATGGCATCAGTCTTTCCATTTGCCTTGTTGCTCTGTTTGTCCAGCGGACTGTTGACTGCATAT GGTGCAGCTTCCTGTCCTCCTGGTTGGACTCAGTTCGGCTCTCGCTGTTTTGCTTTCTACATCCAGACAAAGACCTGGAGTGATGCAGAG ACCTTCTGCCAGATCGCTGGTGGGAATCTGGCTTCCATCCAATCAGCTGAGGAACATGCATTCCTCAAAGACTTCATTAACCAAGTGACCGGTACACAGAGAACGTCCTGGATCGGAGGCTTTGACGCAGTGAAG GAGGGTACGTGGATGTGGACTGATGGATCCAAATTCAACTACAAAAGCTGGAATGCGGGAGAGCCTAACAACTGTTGTGGAGGGGAGAACTGTCTTACAATGAACTGGGttgcag CTCTCTCTACAGCAAACTGGAACGACTGGGTTTGTACCAACCAGGCTGCTTTCGTGTGCTCCAAGAACAGCGTGTAA
- the LOC144525681 gene encoding galactose-specific lectin nattectin-like, which translates to MASVFPFALLLCLSSGLLTAYGAASCPPGWTQFGSRCFAFYIQTKTWIDAETFCQIAGGNLASIQSAEEHAFLKDFINQVTGTQRTSWIGGFDAVKEGTWMWTDGSKFNYKSWNAGEPNNCCGGENCLTMNWVGANWNDWVCTNQAAFVCSKNSV; encoded by the exons ATGGCATCAGTCTTTCCATTTGCCTTGTTGCTCTGTTTGTCCAGCGGACTGTTGACTGCATAT GGTGCAGCTTCCTGTCCTCCTGGTTGGACTCAGTTCGGCTCTCGCTGTTTTGCTTTCTACATCCAGACAAAGACCTGGATCGATGCAGAG ACCTTCTGCCAGATCGCTGGTGGGAATCTGGCTTCCATCCAATCAGCTGAGGAACATGCATTCCTCAAAGACTTCATTAACCAAGTGACCGGTACACAGAGAACGTCCTGGATCGGAGGCTTTGACGCAGTGAAG GAGGGTACGTGGATGTGGACTGATGGATCCAAATTCAACTACAAAAGCTGGAATGCGGGAGAGCCTAACAACTGTTGTGGAGGGGAGAACTGTCTTACAATGAACTGGGttggag CAAACTGGAACGACTGGGTTTGTACCAACCAGGCTGCTTTCGTGTGCTCCAAGAACAGCGTGTAA
- the LOC144525674 gene encoding galactose-specific lectin nattectin-like isoform X2 → MASVFPFALLLCLSSGLLTAYGAASCPPGWTQFGSRCFAFYIQTKTWSDAETFCQIAGGNLASIQSAEEHAFLKDFINQVTGTQRTSWIGGFDAVKEGTWMWTDGSKFNYKSWNAGEPNNCCGGENCLTMNWVAANWNDWVCTNQAAFVCSKNSV, encoded by the exons ATGGCATCAGTCTTTCCATTTGCCTTGTTGCTCTGTTTGTCCAGCGGACTGTTGACTGCATAT GGTGCAGCTTCCTGTCCTCCTGGTTGGACTCAGTTCGGCTCTCGCTGTTTTGCTTTCTACATCCAGACAAAGACCTGGAGTGATGCAGAG ACCTTCTGCCAGATCGCTGGTGGGAATCTGGCTTCCATCCAATCAGCTGAGGAACATGCATTCCTCAAAGACTTCATTAACCAAGTGACCGGTACACAGAGAACGTCCTGGATCGGAGGCTTTGACGCAGTGAAG GAGGGTACGTGGATGTGGACTGATGGATCCAAATTCAACTACAAAAGCTGGAATGCGGGAGAGCCTAACAACTGTTGTGGAGGGGAGAACTGTCTTACAATGAACTGGGttgcag CAAACTGGAACGACTGGGTTTGTACCAACCAGGCTGCTTTCGTGTGCTCCAAGAACAGCGTGTAA